Proteins encoded together in one Psilocybe cubensis strain MGC-MH-2018 chromosome 8, whole genome shotgun sequence window:
- a CDS encoding Chitin synthase regulatory factor 4, whose protein sequence is MSAPPVPPRPYELSSNSSSHIQNPGPPPPLPPLPPEILRQAEKYDTPSQYEYESPPHFERPMIAPRPHRVDKSIPVNMARTLDEQLSQSQPSTNEINYNPGFMVLSRPPQQISQSQQGQQHATWVGSPQPVSDTDLHASIASLSLQSSVPLTTTSNSNMATSIIPPPPPPTIQGAQTYYAPGPSSPPRLAAQPSTSTSTSTSSSTTSQPSLTAPLPSLVHLAGALPTILATSPAHPPHLTIAWVRDIFFLLHRAQGAPTDPPVGPLSSSHSSRVDPELARLAEEAVGVVLSLASSWSPPPSSQGKKVDMPPHVAEAIAYRAHLAATGLFPARVPHNPRVAFRDYEAAARGGYGAAWFRLGRDYENFGDEKRARECFERGAKMGVESCVYRLGMAHLLGQLALPASPATALPLLHRAALLSSLHTPQPAYVYALLLLSEFTLLPAPLPPSLLSSLVSLPPSSGPLIPVGSSPTLEARKHLERAAYLHFPAAQYKLGHAYEFAEAPFGFDPVLSVQYYSLASESGAEGMEEADMALSKWFLCGSGGAGLAHGSDTVGGFEKDESLALLFAEKAARKGLPSAEFAMGYYAEVGVGQVRDVNKAIGWYELAKSHGNPDAPGRLLALTSSSTPHTLTRAEHAQITEQKLIRRRTMAARRAEEEPVSPPWEGKVFPSMASAGVGGEQQFGQQQQQLPGGIQQGQGQKRPDGRAVVDLIRKNSMAHAENSQSQGGVGTISSIPVGGRLPPSHSSSLSASGSYSQGYPGTQPQGYGGRDASPARGRYDSSVGMGVNSQHGRMASPGRRTQSPGAARRAQSPARLPIGGGSVPANAPSTNSGSPGRPAQAQGLGGQAGQGQAQAGQTQMQSKLERMRLNNLPNSNSNTGYAGGFDDLRSATGTSAGIGNSPYPPFSASASNSNPNLGRYTGGSGSGRNTPSHSHGQPQSQSSPQSQAQQSRPLAQGQSQKPQATHRPSASTINSVGDGNGGGKRPQTFAEMGIHGAKVEDKDCRIM, encoded by the exons ATGTCCGCACCACCAGTCCCACCGAGACCTTATGAACTTTCCTCTAATTCATCTTCTCATATCCAAAACCCAGGCCCGCCCCCACCGCTTCCACCGCTCCCACCCGAGATCCTGCGGCAAGCCGAAAAGTACGACACACCGAGCCAGTACGAGTACGAATCGCCCCCGCACTTTGAGCGGCCGATGATTGCGCCCCGTCCGCATCGAGTTGATAAAAGTATACCTGTTAAT ATGGCACGTACGCTGGACGAGCAGCTCTCGCAGTCCCAACCCAGTACCAACGAAATCAATTACAACCCTGGATTCATGGTCCTTTCCCGCCCTCCTCAACAAATTTCCCAATCCCAACAGGGCCAGCAGCACGCGACGTGGGTCGGATCGCCACAGCCCGTGTCCGACACTGATCTGCACGCATCGATCGCGAGTCTGTCGCTCCAATCCAGTGTGCCTCTTACCACCACAAGCAACTCAAATATGGCGACTTCCATCATCccgccgcctccaccgcCGACTATCCAGGGAGCACAGACGTATTACGCTCCTGGACCGTCCTCACCACCGCGTCTCGCCGCCCAACCCtccacatcgacatcgacatcaacatcatcatcaacaacttCACAACCCTCGCTAACGGCACCCCTACCATCACTAGTCCATCTCGCCGGGGCCCTCCCAACCATCCTCGCCACCTCACCAGCGCACCCACCACATCTCACCATCGCCTGGGTACGCGACATCTTTTTCCTGCTCCACCGCGCACAGGGTGCACCGACCGACCCGCCCGTGGGACCCCTATCCTCATCACACTCGTCCCGCGTTGACCCAGAGCTAGCGAGATTGGCGGAGGAGGCTGTGGGCGTGGTGCTATCGCTTGCCTCATCATGGTCTCCGCCGCCGTCATCACAGGGCAAGAAAGTGGACATGCCGCCACATGTGGCTGAAGCGATCGCGTACCGCGCCCATCTCGCCGCAACGGGCCTCTTCCCCGCGCGCGTGCCGCATAACCCTCGCGTGGCTTTTCGAGACTACGAGGCGGCTGCCAGGGGAGGGTACGGCGCCGCATGGTTTAGATTGGGGAGAGATTACGAGAACTTTGGAGATGAGAAGCGGGCGAGGGAGTGTTTTGAGCGTGGGGCAAAGATGGGAGTTGAGAGTTGTGTTTAT CGTCTAGGGATGGCCCACCTCCTAGGCCAACTCGCATTACCCGCATCCCCCGCCACCGCACTGCCGCTACTCCATCGCGCTGCCCTCCTCTCCTCGTTGCACACGCCCCAGCCAGCATACGTCTATGCACTCCTCCTGCTCTCCGAATTCACATTGCTTCCTGCTCCTTTACCAccctctcttctctcttcctTGGTCTCTCTACCACCTTCATCTGGACCGCTCATTCCTGTTGGGTCCAGCCCAACTCTTGAAGCACGAAAGCACCTGGAAAGAGCAGCGTATTTGCACTTTCCTGCGGCCCAGTACAAACTCGGTCACGCATACGAGTTTGCAGAGGCGCCCTTTGGCTTCGACCCCGTACTTAGTGTTCAGTATTACAGCTTGGCGAGTGAGAGTGGGGCGGAAGGGATGGAAGAGGCGGATATGGCGCTGAGCAAGTGGTTTTTGTGTGGGAGTGGGGGAGCAGGTCTTGCTCACGGATCC GATACCGTTGGAGGATTTGAAAAAGACGAATCCCTTGCTCTTCTATTTGCTGAAAAAGCTGCGAGAAAGGGATTACCGAGCGCAGAGTTCGCAATGGGATATTACGCCGAGGTCGGTGTTGGACAGGTGCGTGATGTGAACAAGGCAATTGGGTGGTACGAGCTG GCCAAATCCCACGGCAATCCGGACGCCCCAGGACGCCTTCTCGCACTAACGTCCTCCTCGACACCGCATACGCTTACGCGTGCCGAACACGCCCAAATAACTGAGCAGAAGCTAATAAGGAGACGGACAATGGCCGCAAGGAGGGCAGAGGAGGAGCCAGTGAGTCCGCCATGGGAAGGGAAGGTATTCCCCAGTATGGCGAGTGCAGGTGTTGGAGGAGAGCAACAGTTCggacagcaacaacagcaattACCGGGAGGAATccaacaaggacaaggacagaAGAGGCCGGACGGCCGAGCGGTCGTGGACTTGATTCGCAAGAACTCGATGGCTCACGCAGAAAACTCGCAATCGCAGGGCGGGGTAGGGACTATATCCTCCATACCTGTTGGAGGTCGCCTGCCGCCATCGCATTCGTCGTCACTCTCTGCTTCTGGATCGTACAGTCAGGGGTACCCAGGGACGCAGCCACAAGGCTATGGAGGACGGGATGCGTCACCGGCGAGGGGGAGATACGATTCCTCTGTTGGCATGGGTGTAAACAGCCAGCATGGAAGGATGGCGAGCCCGGGACGAAGAACACAGAGTCCTGGCGCGGCGAGGAGAGCGCAAAGCCCCGCACGACTTCCGATTGGAGGTGGAAGCGTTCCTGCCAACGCGCCGTCGACCAATTCTGGGTCGCCTGGACGTCCTGCACAGGCTCAAGGTCTAGGGGGACAGGCAGGACAAGGGCAAGCACAGGCGGGACAGACGCAAATGCAAAGCAAACTCGAACGCATGCGACTCAATAACCTTCCCAACTCAAACTCTAATACGGGATATGCAGGCGGCTTTGACGACCTGCGCTCTGCAACTGGTACCAGCGCGGGCATTGGCAATTCGCCCTATCCGCCATTCTCCGCCTCGGCGTCCAactcaaatccaaatctGGGTCGGTATActggtggaagtggaagtgggcGAAATACGCCCTCGCATTCGCATGGACAACCACAGTCCCAGTCTTCGCCGCAATCACAGGCCCAACAATCGCGCCCGCTAGCGCAGGGACAGTCGCAAAAACCGCAGGCGACGCATCGTCCGAGCGCGAGCACCATCAACAGTGTAGGAGATGGAAACGGTGGAGGCAAGAGACCGCAGACGTTTGCAGAGATGGGGATCCACGGCGCTAAAGTGGAGGATAAGGATTGTCGGATTATGTAG